The genomic DNA attgatgatgctCTCGCCTTCTTCTCTGATCTTGAGCCATGGAGCGTGACCAGCGGAGCTCGACGAGCCACCGCTCACCAACAAGGGCGTCATGCCTTCCTCGCCGGTCGCAGTCGCCACCGCACCGGCTGAGCTGAACGAATGCATTTGGCGGCTCGCGTTACCTGCAACTATTGCTGTCCGGGAAGAAGAGAGCCTCGCCGTGGCCGCAGGCGGCGCAGCACCATGGATGTCGGCCCGGCCGCCGGGTGCAAGGATATGGAGCCCGAGTAGTAGCGGCGGGAACGAGGCGCGAAGCTGAGGCGGCGGTCGTGGAGgtcgggggtggacggtatctcatttaccgtccacccctcgGGTCCTGGAGGCCGTTGGATCAGACCGGATCGGAACACCGTCGCAGTTGACTTGGTCGTTTTGGGTCTCGGGAGGCAGAGGCGGGGGTCAGGTGCATCGCGTGaggatggcgagcggcgggtCTCGACGGCAGCCATGCTGCTGGACGACGCCGGCAGTTCCGCCGCCGCGTTCTTCGACAGCCACGCCGCTGGACGACGCCGGCAGTTCATTGGCCAACTGGGATTATCAGCGGCGGCGTCGTACGGGAACGGTGGCTTCGGCGCCGTGCCGGCCTCGAGCgaggcggccgcgcgcggcTGCCGGAGACGACCGTGCGCGAGACGGGGGATCAGAAGGAGTGCGGCGTGTGCCTGGATGATTTCGCGGAGGGCGACAAGATCAGGGCCATACCCTGCTCGCACGGCTTCCATGAGAGCTGAATCATCAGGTGGCTCGGGACCAGCCGCCTCTGCCCGCTCTGCTGGAGTGCTGGGCACAGTTCTCCTTCCCCTGGCGGTTTAcaatttttaacttttctaatgcaaatatttttttgaaaagcatttcTAATGTAAATATGATGCATAAATATATAATAAATCATGGATATATGGTTATGCGATCTCTTTGCCCATACAAAATTTGTGTATCCAGCGTATTGTATCCAGCTTTCCAGCTGAATCACAGATTATTCGCTGAAGGTATAAACTACAGTGAGTGAGTTGGTGCTAGCGTTCATATGACCAAAGCTTTGAGTAGGACACGACATAAAAAAGTCACACAAACACAAACAAGATACTTAAGCTGTTTGATAGGTACCTGTAGTGTTGTAGACGATGGCCTTTGTACACATAACGATCACATCCCCCGGATCAATGATGTGTTCTTGTGGTCATATGTACATGAGAAAAATAAATCTTATGTAATCTATGTTGTCAGGCAAATGTCAATAATATAATGTACTGTTCTTTTGGTGGAATTtagccgaggaggaggccatggcTGGTCTGCCGGAGACGGCGGTGCAGAGCGAGGGCGAGATCATGGGGGAGAAAGAGTGCGCGGTATGCCTGGGAGCTTACGAAGCCAGCGACACGGTCAGGACCTTGCCCTGCTCGCACGGCTTCCACGAGCGCTGCATCTTCCAGTGGCTCCGGGTCAGCCGCCTCTGCCCGCTCTGCCGCTtcgcgctgccggcggcggccgaggaaaCGGAGTCATTcgcggatgaggaagatgatgacgatgatggcgAGGAAGATGACGACAATGGCGATGGCGAGGAAGATCACGACGATACATTGGAATCAATACAATTCTGTTTTTGTAATGTAAAAATATGAAGCAAAAAGatattgcatatttgcatgcaAGGCCGGAAGGCCCAATGCCCAAATATGCCTAGGGCGTCTtctgtaaaagaaaaaaaaattaagaagatCTCGATTGATCGGCGGCGCGACTTGTCAAACAACAAATGCCAGTCTGCCGGCGATGACGGTGGCGGAGATAGGGAGGACGAGTGCGCGGAGAGTTACGTGGAGGGCGACGACAGGATCAGGACGATGCCCTGCTCCTGCTCGCACGGATTCCATGAGGGCTGAGGGGATGCGTGATACAATGCAAACACGGAGTAGGATCAACGTTTCAGTCAGACAGAGGCAGACACGAGGTGATTTCTAGAATGTTCATCTCAGCCCGATCAACTATATGTTATTAATTATTAAATATATTATATACCGGTTCGAAGTATTCGTGGCGGTTCAGGATCCTTTGGTTCAGCCTTCAACCTGCCGTGGCTTCAGCAGTTTTGGCCTATACAAATCTCACATCTCACAGCACCCTTATTCCTGCTTTTGCCTGCCGTAGCTTTTAACTTTTCACAAAAATTACCCATCTGCCATTAGTTATGTTGTAccgatttgtttttatttttctttcttccccgacgtctcctcctctcccgtCCCCGACGCGGCGACCGgacccctccttctccctcctggGCAGCgacgcccctcctcctcctctcccggccaGCAGCGGTAGCGgctctcctcttcccctcccgACCTGCGGCAGCGGcaccccttctcctcctctcccggctgGCGGCGCCGGTGCCCCTCTTCGCGCCCACCACCGCGACGccgtggagagggaggaggaggagcaggggagGTGGGGTGGAGCAGTGGAGAGACTggagaaagaagaaggggaTGACGAGCGGTCCGCTCGTcagtgagagggagagggggactATGAATGACATATGGGATCCACTTGTTactttttccaaaagccacCGTTGTTCCACCAAGCGGCTTTTCGACAGCCAACGGTCCACAACTCACAGCTACTTTTTCATAACTCACAACTACTTTTTCAAAAGCTACAGctgaaccaaacacaccctcaaTCAACGGCAAACCGACGGTTCAACATGCTGATAACGGTTGAACCAATAAACCATTGAAACGAGACTCTCACCGATTCGATGACCGGTTCGGTCCTAATAACTGCTGCTCATGTGATGCACGAAGAAAGAGCTAGCGTCAACGACGCCGCTCACGCCGGGACGCGTCCCAACTGTCGTCCCAAGGATCGAACCGCATCGATCCCGTCCCCTGTTTCGGTACGGCGAACCCGGGACGCGGAACTTCCCCTCGTCCCGCGTTCCGTGTGACAGTGGTCGGCGGTGAACTCACTGCGGACGGTGCGTACATGAACGGCGGGTTCGGcggcataattttttttcttgtacaaATTAAAATCCGTAGGTCAGGTATAAATGTTTAGGTTTAGGGTGCCTTTTGTACCAAAAAATCCTACAAATCCAGAGGCATCAATCCCAATAGTCCCTTGCTCGCTCCCCTGATCTAGGGCTACGTACATATCAGATggaagatggcggcggcgccgacacCAACGACGCCTCTCCGACGAGCGGCCAGCGGGAAcagccgacgacgacggctccGGTCTCGCTGTTGCCCTCGGGACGGCGAGCGCCCTCAGACGATCCATTGCTGTCGCAGTCGCAGGGCGATGCGACCGCGGACCTTGACCGCACCATGGAGACCGCACGGCGGGTTTTGAGTGAGCTTCATCGGCAGGGGCTGCGCGACGCCGCCCAAGAAGCCCAAGACCTCGGGCTGGAAGATGCGTACAGGAACGGCCGCTTCGGCGCCGTCCCGGCGTCGAGCGAGGCCATCGCGTGCCTGCGGgagacggcagcggcggagaCAAGGGAGGACGGGTGCGCGGTGTGCTTCCAGAGTTACGAGGAAGGCGACAGGATCAGGACGATGCCATGCGCGCACGGCTTCCATGAGAGCTGCATCATCAGGTGGCTCGGGATCAGCCGCCTCTGCCCGCTCTGCCGCTTCGCGCTGCAAGCTGAAGCCGGAACGGATTGATGAGGAACCGCGCACTAGTAGTATGCGGATCAAACACtatctttattttctttgtttcctgaTTTTTGGTCTCAGCTCCTGTACTCTCTCAACTTTCTTTAAATTCAACCCCTCCTGGTTCCTCTAGAGAAACAAAGGCTAGAG from Setaria italica strain Yugu1 chromosome VII, Setaria_italica_v2.0, whole genome shotgun sequence includes the following:
- the LOC101775352 gene encoding E3 ubiquitin-protein ligase RNF181, which encodes MAGLPETAVQSEGEIMGEKECAVCLGAYEASDTVRTLPCSHGFHERCIFQWLRVSRLCPLCRFALPAAAEETESFADEEDDDDDGEEDDDNGDGEEDHDDTLESIQFCFCNVKI